In a genomic window of Candidatus Dependentiae bacterium:
- a CDS encoding YifB family Mg chelatase-like AAA ATPase → MHTKIFSATTIGVNAHQVDVEVDLAYGLINFFIVGLPDVAIKESRQRVLTALKNSGFRMPEKKITVNLAPANLKKEGTLFDLPIALGILKAGKMIHLPQEFLDETIIIGELSLDGTINAIKGALAIACDAKRLGKKRLILPKENAQEAALIDGVEVVGVGSLIELIHYVNGESSITATKTNVSEFIAAQKTQELDFSDVKGQAWAKRALQIAAAGRHNVLFSGPPGSGKTMLAKRLLTIMPDMTFDEIIDTTKVYSISGKLGNKSLIVQRPFRSPHHSVSQAGLIGGGAFPKPGEVSLAHHGILFLDEMTEFKRDVLEALRQPLENRVAEIARVQQSVQYPASFLLVAALNPCPCGYLGDSTKTCICSQGQIQKYQEKLSGPLLDRIDIRVSVQAVSYLDATREKGVDEISSAFLKVGVQKALEAQQKRFGVEAKSNGLMTAQEISQHCILTDEAEALMQKAFTKLNLSMRGYHKTLKIARTIADVEGFEKIESQHIQEAIMYKS, encoded by the coding sequence ATGCATACAAAAATTTTTTCTGCGACCACCATTGGAGTCAATGCTCACCAGGTTGATGTTGAAGTTGACTTAGCCTACGGACTTATAAACTTTTTCATTGTTGGATTGCCAGATGTTGCAATTAAAGAAAGTCGACAACGAGTACTTACTGCTTTGAAAAATTCTGGTTTTCGCATGCCAGAAAAAAAAATCACCGTTAACCTTGCTCCTGCTAATTTAAAAAAAGAAGGAACATTGTTTGATCTGCCTATTGCGCTTGGCATTTTAAAGGCGGGAAAAATGATTCATCTCCCTCAAGAGTTTTTAGACGAAACAATTATCATTGGTGAGCTATCACTTGATGGCACAATCAATGCAATTAAAGGTGCTCTTGCTATTGCTTGTGATGCAAAACGTCTGGGTAAAAAGCGTCTTATTTTGCCTAAAGAAAATGCGCAAGAAGCAGCACTTATTGATGGCGTAGAAGTGGTAGGCGTAGGTAGCTTGATTGAATTAATTCACTATGTAAACGGTGAATCTTCAATTACAGCAACCAAAACAAATGTTTCAGAATTTATAGCAGCGCAAAAAACACAAGAGCTTGATTTCTCTGATGTAAAAGGCCAAGCATGGGCCAAGCGCGCACTTCAAATAGCTGCTGCAGGTAGGCATAATGTGCTTTTTTCTGGACCCCCAGGTTCTGGAAAAACAATGCTTGCAAAAAGACTGTTGACCATCATGCCAGATATGACATTTGATGAAATTATTGATACGACTAAGGTTTACTCCATTAGCGGAAAACTTGGAAATAAGTCTTTAATTGTTCAACGTCCTTTTCGAAGCCCACACCACTCTGTTTCTCAGGCTGGTTTAATTGGTGGAGGAGCTTTTCCAAAGCCTGGAGAGGTAAGCCTTGCTCATCATGGAATTTTATTTTTAGATGAAATGACAGAGTTTAAAAGAGATGTTCTTGAGGCGCTTCGTCAGCCGCTAGAAAATCGAGTCGCTGAAATTGCTCGAGTGCAACAGTCAGTTCAGTATCCGGCATCCTTTTTGCTTGTTGCGGCATTAAATCCATGTCCTTGCGGATATCTTGGTGACAGTACAAAGACTTGTATTTGTTCACAAGGTCAAATTCAAAAGTATCAAGAAAAGCTATCAGGGCCACTTCTTGATCGAATAGACATTCGAGTTTCTGTTCAGGCGGTAAGCTACCTTGATGCAACAAGAGAAAAAGGCGTTGATGAGATCAGCTCTGCATTTTTAAAAGTTGGCGTACAAAAAGCGCTTGAAGCTCAGCAAAAGCGATTTGGAGTCGAGGCAAAATCAAATGGGCTTATGACAGCTCAAGAGATTTCTCAGCACTGTATTTTAACTGATGAGGCTGAGGCCTTGATGCAAAAAGCGTTTACCAAATTAAATTTAAGCATGCGTGGTTATCATAAAACTTTAAAAATTGCTCGTACGATTGCCGATGTTGAAGGTTTTGAAAAAATTGAAAGTCAGCATATTCAAGAAGCAATTATGTATAAATCCTAG